A single Mucilaginibacter inviolabilis DNA region contains:
- a CDS encoding methyltransferase RsmF C-terminal domain-like protein, which produces MNKYPFPENFLASLSAENGFDEPNFIKAHENSEAPTSIRLNPFKPSALKTGAQVPWCAKGFYLDTRPSFTFDPLFHAGCYYVQEASSMFIDHIMKHIRQNKEQSVKVLDLCAAPGGKSTLLNSAIGTDDLLVANEIIKTRVPILTDNLSRWGQSNVIVSNNDPKDIGRLKSFFDIILVDAPCSGSGMFRKDPQAMNEWSEANVNLCHQRQERILADILPALNEDGYLIYSTCSYSHQENEDILDWLCQEFDLESIRIPIYKEWGIVEAESPLQKAWGYRFYPGQVKGEGLFASCLRKRNNTGELPSAKNNSQQKLAAREIDQVKTYVNNSDDHYYFKVNDDWLAIHNAHKESLNILHRHLYLKKSGVRMGKLMGKDLIPDHELALSTIINKDAVLQTELNYDQAIQYLRRDNIDLNPTQKGWSLMNFEGHSLGWAKLLPNRINNYYPKEIRILAPQPPKGGAFD; this is translated from the coding sequence ATGAACAAGTACCCATTTCCCGAAAACTTCCTGGCCTCTTTAAGCGCAGAAAACGGATTTGATGAGCCAAATTTTATCAAAGCCCATGAAAATTCTGAGGCTCCTACATCTATAAGGTTAAATCCTTTTAAGCCTTCGGCCTTAAAAACGGGCGCTCAAGTGCCCTGGTGTGCCAAGGGTTTTTATTTAGATACCCGCCCATCCTTCACTTTCGACCCACTTTTTCATGCCGGATGTTATTATGTACAGGAAGCATCGTCTATGTTTATTGATCATATCATGAAACACATCAGGCAAAATAAGGAGCAATCTGTAAAAGTGCTTGATCTTTGCGCAGCACCGGGTGGCAAAAGCACCCTGCTTAATTCGGCCATCGGGACCGACGATCTGCTGGTGGCAAATGAGATCATCAAAACACGCGTACCTATATTAACAGATAACCTGAGCCGATGGGGACAAAGCAACGTTATTGTTAGTAATAATGATCCGAAAGATATTGGCCGGCTGAAAAGCTTTTTTGATATTATCCTGGTTGATGCCCCCTGTTCGGGCTCTGGCATGTTCCGGAAAGACCCGCAGGCGATGAACGAATGGTCTGAGGCCAACGTCAATCTCTGCCATCAACGGCAGGAACGCATCCTGGCTGATATACTCCCCGCCTTAAATGAGGATGGCTACCTCATATATAGTACCTGCTCCTACTCGCACCAGGAAAATGAGGATATACTGGATTGGCTGTGCCAGGAATTTGATCTCGAAAGCATCCGCATACCTATATATAAGGAGTGGGGTATTGTGGAGGCCGAATCGCCGCTGCAGAAAGCATGGGGTTACCGCTTTTACCCGGGCCAGGTAAAGGGCGAAGGTTTATTTGCATCATGCCTGCGCAAGCGAAACAATACCGGCGAACTTCCATCTGCAAAAAATAACAGTCAGCAGAAACTAGCGGCCAGGGAAATCGACCAGGTAAAAACCTATGTCAACAATTCAGATGATCACTACTATTTTAAAGTGAACGACGATTGGCTTGCCATTCATAATGCACATAAGGAAAGTCTGAATATTTTGCACCGCCATCTATATCTCAAAAAATCGGGAGTACGTATGGGTAAGCTGATGGGAAAAGATCTGATACCCGATCATGAATTGGCCTTGAGTACTATTATTAATAAAGATGCTGTTCTACAAACCGAACTTAACTATGATCAGGCTATCCAATACCTACGCCGCGACAACATTGATTTGAATCCCACCCAAAAAGGCTGGAGCCTCATGAATTTTGAAGGCCACTCCCTCGGATGGGCTAAGTTGCTACCCAACCGTATCAATAATTATTATCCGAAAGAGATCAGGATATTAGCCCCCCAACCCCCTAAAGGGGGAGCTTTTGATTAA
- a CDS encoding CoA-binding protein yields MADKKTLVLGATPDPSRYAYLASNRLVSKGHTIVNVGIKTGEVAGVPIEKPETIHHDIDTVTLYVGPQHQPELYNYILDTHPKRIIFNPGTENAELRRLANEKGIQTENACTLVLLSIDGY; encoded by the coding sequence ATGGCTGATAAAAAAACATTGGTATTGGGCGCTACGCCTGATCCCAGCAGATACGCTTACCTGGCCTCGAACAGACTGGTAAGCAAAGGGCACACCATTGTAAACGTAGGGATAAAAACGGGCGAGGTAGCTGGTGTACCTATCGAAAAGCCCGAAACCATCCACCACGATATTGATACGGTAACTTTATATGTGGGTCCGCAGCACCAACCGGAACTATATAACTATATATTAGATACCCATCCCAAACGCATCATATTTAATCCGGGTACCGAAAACGCTGAGCTGCGCCGCCTGGCCAATGAAAAAGGAATCCAAACTGAAAATGCCTGTACACTGGTGCTGCTATCTATAGATGGGTATTGA
- a CDS encoding DinB family protein: MSTSENLSHELQNVLSGDPWYGSPVYTILKGISFETAYEKPPGSVHNIAEIVLHMIAWTEEVMDRMNGLPSGIPTSGDWPPIGKPDEQKWQNYVEDLKLVNVNLIGIIQNFPPDQWNEPTNDERDRELGMGVTYEELINGLIQHHIYHSGQIALLKRIITN, from the coding sequence ATGAGTACCTCGGAAAATCTTTCGCACGAATTGCAAAATGTATTGTCAGGCGATCCCTGGTATGGTTCGCCGGTTTATACTATATTAAAAGGCATCAGTTTTGAAACCGCGTACGAAAAACCGCCGGGCTCGGTACATAACATAGCCGAAATAGTACTGCACATGATTGCCTGGACAGAGGAGGTGATGGACAGGATGAACGGCCTGCCGTCGGGCATACCCACCAGCGGCGACTGGCCACCGATAGGTAAACCTGATGAGCAAAAATGGCAGAATTATGTTGAAGATTTGAAACTGGTTAACGTAAATTTGATTGGCATCATCCAAAACTTCCCTCCGGATCAATGGAATGAGCCAACAAACGACGAAAGAGATCGCGAATTAGGAATGGGTGTTACCTATGAAGAACTGATCAACGGATTGATACAGCATCATATCTATCACTCGGGCCAGATAGCGTTACTAAAAAGGATAATTACAAACTAA
- a CDS encoding NAD(P)/FAD-dependent oxidoreductase, whose translation MIKEVEIVCPPGQQEDEAVITRLAAASLNIQPQKVSAVKVLKRSIDARGRKVVYRMQVQVFLEEPYQPEIFTVNYANVQFGRPVIIVGAGPAGIFAALQCIQSGLKPIIVERGKDVKQRRRDLANINKQGLVNPESNYCFGEGGAGTYSDGKLYTRSTKRGDVTQVLKMFVAHGAEENILIDARPHIGTNKLPQIITAMRETILNAGGEILFDTKVTGLLVEFGKIKGVKLSNGEKLTADAVILATGHSARDVFEMLHHQHILIEAKPFALGVRIEHPQEIIDRAQYHCEYRGPDLPPSYYNLVEQVEDRGVFSFCMCPGGIIAPCATEANEIVVNGWSPSKRNNPFANSGTVVQINMEDVAGDDTDPFKMLRFQQEIEKAAFVAGGGNLVAPGQRMVDFVEGRLSRDLPMNSYLPGTRSTELKEVLPLWIHKRLQKALPAFGKKMKGYYTNEAILVGVESRTSSPVKVPRDKETLQHPQVQGLFPCGEGAGYAGGIISAAIDGINCALATLKILA comes from the coding sequence ATGATCAAAGAAGTAGAAATAGTATGCCCTCCCGGGCAGCAGGAAGACGAGGCCGTAATAACCCGTTTGGCGGCGGCTTCCCTGAATATTCAACCCCAGAAAGTTTCGGCGGTAAAAGTTTTAAAACGATCTATCGATGCGCGCGGTCGTAAGGTAGTTTACCGCATGCAGGTGCAGGTGTTTTTAGAAGAGCCTTATCAGCCCGAAATATTTACCGTTAATTATGCCAATGTGCAGTTCGGCAGGCCCGTTATTATTGTAGGTGCCGGGCCCGCTGGGATATTCGCAGCGTTGCAATGTATCCAATCGGGACTAAAGCCTATTATTGTGGAGCGTGGTAAAGATGTGAAACAGCGTCGCCGAGATTTGGCGAATATTAATAAGCAGGGACTGGTCAATCCAGAATCAAATTATTGTTTTGGCGAGGGTGGCGCAGGTACGTACTCCGATGGTAAATTATATACGCGATCAACCAAGCGCGGCGATGTGACCCAGGTGCTCAAAATGTTTGTGGCACATGGTGCCGAGGAGAATATATTGATAGATGCCCGGCCGCACATCGGTACCAATAAGCTGCCGCAAATTATTACTGCCATGCGCGAGACGATATTGAACGCGGGTGGCGAAATCCTGTTTGATACCAAAGTAACCGGTTTGCTGGTGGAGTTTGGCAAAATAAAAGGCGTAAAGCTGTCTAATGGCGAAAAGCTGACAGCCGACGCGGTGATACTGGCTACGGGCCATTCTGCGCGTGATGTTTTTGAAATGCTGCATCATCAGCATATATTGATCGAGGCCAAGCCTTTTGCGCTGGGGGTGCGGATAGAGCATCCGCAGGAAATTATCGACCGGGCCCAATATCATTGTGAATATCGCGGACCGGATCTGCCGCCATCTTATTATAACCTGGTAGAGCAGGTGGAGGATAGGGGCGTATTTTCTTTTTGCATGTGTCCCGGCGGAATTATTGCACCATGTGCAACCGAAGCCAATGAAATTGTGGTGAACGGTTGGAGCCCATCTAAACGGAATAATCCTTTTGCCAATTCGGGAACGGTGGTGCAGATCAATATGGAAGATGTGGCCGGTGATGATACCGATCCGTTTAAGATGCTGCGCTTTCAGCAGGAAATTGAGAAAGCTGCTTTTGTAGCGGGCGGCGGTAACCTGGTAGCTCCTGGCCAGCGCATGGTTGATTTTGTAGAAGGGCGACTGTCGCGAGATTTGCCGATGAACTCCTATCTGCCCGGAACCAGGAGTACCGAGCTGAAAGAAGTGTTGCCTTTATGGATACACAAACGCCTGCAAAAAGCATTGCCTGCTTTTGGTAAAAAAATGAAAGGTTATTATACTAATGAAGCTATATTAGTAGGAGTGGAGTCGCGTACCTCATCGCCGGTAAAAGTTCCGCGCGATAAAGAAACGCTGCAGCACCCGCAGGTTCAGGGTTTATTTCCCTGTGGTGAGGGCGCTGGTTATGCGGGTGGCATTATTTCTGCTGCTATTGATGGGATCAATTGCGCTTTGGCAACTTTAAAAATATTAGCATGA
- a CDS encoding RNA polymerase sigma factor, producing the protein MNIAEDRLMTLWEGCLKNDRKQQEQLYRILAPRMLAVCMRYATDKDEAQDILQEGFIKMFKNMNNYRGDGSLEGWIRRIMVHCAISRYRKLKPMVLVEDFSAESSMPMSKSYNDNGLEAKDLMKLIQKLPKTYRSVFSMYAIEGYSHQEIGSSLGMTELLSRTTLYRARNILKDMIGQLTMREQHCLAG; encoded by the coding sequence ATGAATATCGCCGAAGACCGCTTGATGACCCTATGGGAAGGATGTTTGAAAAACGACCGCAAGCAACAGGAACAATTATACCGGATATTAGCACCAAGAATGCTGGCAGTTTGCATGCGTTATGCAACTGATAAAGACGAAGCGCAGGATATACTGCAGGAGGGATTTATAAAAATGTTCAAAAACATGAACAACTATCGGGGCGATGGCAGCCTCGAAGGATGGATCCGCCGTATTATGGTACACTGTGCCATATCACGTTACCGCAAATTAAAACCCATGGTTTTGGTGGAAGATTTTTCTGCAGAAAGCAGCATGCCCATGAGCAAATCATATAACGATAACGGACTGGAAGCAAAAGACCTGATGAAACTGATCCAAAAGTTGCCAAAAACTTACCGTTCTGTATTCAGCATGTATGCTATTGAGGGCTATTCGCACCAGGAAATTGGCAGTTCATTGGGCATGACAGAATTATTATCACGCACTACCTTATACCGTGCACGTAATATTTTAAAAGACATGATCGGTCAGCTTACCATGCGCGAGCAACATTGCCTGGCAGGGTAA
- a CDS encoding galactose oxidase, which produces MRFFVSGIISVIFFNILLISPVRAQSYGLGFYSHEVVQDKRTTLNLGISNVAAKDNLEVSFDLSFIPNQQIYFGYMLRLVGDDKQNIDLVYDNQYNTKHFKIIIGEKLSKISFNIGDIELLDNWSKLKIFIDFKNDKLIVSAGKASYSEAGVHLKQSSNYKLLFGANAYRQYQTTDLPPFKLRDVKIKQQDKLLCWWPLNEWQGDVVHETVNENNGTVTNPLWIKARHRNWQIEKEFSVKGDASLAFDPATETVYVIAADSLISYSVNKLTPLKSEAYKTGRQQLIPGDQALFHNGKLYYLFIDQKAIATYNITDQHWDKTFKNMPQETNTGHLNKFFCATDSSVYTIGGYGQLVYKDSVKRYNVNTGTWQEIKTKGDVFTPRYMAGLGVNATGDTAYVIGGYGSASGQQIVNPRNLYDMMQFNVKTKAFKKLFNISVKSEDFAFANSLIINSKTRAYYGLIFPQHKFNSNLQLIKGSLDKPAYQLVGDTIPYLFHDARAYADIYYCPHSNKFLTVTLFKDKDQTRVKVYSLLSPPEPLDNPILSEAGINYLLWISGLFAVGIGVAVVIMVRRKKKARRQPLLPQPVAEVPVPHYQEQAESPIEPDHDNKLNSNKNAIFLFGDLQLFTPEGLEITKYFTPLLKELFLVILLYSVKLGRGVSSEKLNEILWFDKSEKSARNNRSVNIAKLKSLLDKMGHCHLSKDTGYWKIEIDYNQIMVDYHNYLNIVSNKSKLNKQKIIQLTHITQRGNFLSNIEYEWLDAFKSEVSNEIIDSYIQFAGSVQIADDAEFLIKLANDIFYFDPVNEDAMILKCKALSFLGKHSLAKNTFENFSKEYKVIYGEGFERDFHSILE; this is translated from the coding sequence ATGAGATTTTTTGTTTCGGGAATAATTTCGGTTATTTTTTTTAATATACTATTGATATCACCTGTTCGTGCACAATCATACGGGCTTGGTTTTTATAGCCATGAAGTAGTACAGGATAAGCGCACCACCTTAAACCTGGGCATCAGCAACGTTGCTGCTAAAGACAATCTCGAAGTATCTTTCGATCTGTCGTTCATCCCCAATCAGCAAATATACTTTGGCTACATGCTCCGACTGGTGGGCGACGATAAGCAAAACATCGATCTGGTTTATGATAACCAGTACAATACCAAACATTTTAAGATCATCATTGGCGAAAAGCTTTCCAAAATATCATTCAATATCGGTGATATAGAACTGCTTGATAACTGGAGCAAACTCAAAATATTTATTGATTTTAAGAATGATAAGCTCATCGTATCTGCCGGCAAAGCATCCTACAGTGAAGCAGGCGTGCATCTGAAACAGAGCTCAAACTATAAATTGCTGTTTGGTGCCAATGCCTACCGGCAATACCAAACCACCGACCTGCCGCCCTTTAAACTGCGCGATGTAAAGATAAAACAGCAGGACAAACTGCTGTGTTGGTGGCCGCTGAACGAGTGGCAGGGCGATGTAGTGCACGAAACCGTTAACGAGAACAACGGTACGGTTACCAATCCGCTTTGGATCAAAGCGCGCCATCGTAACTGGCAAATAGAAAAAGAATTTAGTGTGAAGGGCGATGCCAGTTTAGCTTTTGATCCGGCTACCGAAACAGTTTATGTGATCGCTGCCGATTCTTTGATTTCCTATTCGGTTAATAAATTAACCCCTTTAAAAAGCGAAGCATATAAAACCGGCAGGCAGCAACTTATCCCCGGCGATCAGGCCTTGTTTCATAATGGTAAGCTGTATTACCTTTTTATCGATCAAAAAGCTATCGCAACTTATAATATCACGGATCAGCACTGGGATAAAACCTTTAAAAATATGCCCCAGGAAACCAATACCGGTCACCTGAATAAATTTTTCTGTGCAACCGACTCATCGGTATACACTATTGGCGGCTACGGGCAGTTGGTTTATAAGGATAGTGTGAAACGATATAATGTAAACACCGGTACCTGGCAGGAGATCAAAACCAAAGGCGATGTTTTTACCCCGCGCTATATGGCCGGTTTGGGGGTTAACGCAACAGGTGATACAGCATACGTGATAGGTGGTTATGGCAGCGCTTCGGGCCAGCAAATTGTGAATCCGCGTAACCTGTATGATATGATGCAGTTTAACGTAAAGACTAAAGCGTTTAAGAAATTATTTAATATCAGTGTTAAAAGTGAAGACTTTGCATTTGCCAATTCGCTCATCATCAACAGTAAAACCAGAGCTTATTACGGACTCATCTTTCCGCAGCACAAGTTTAACTCCAACCTGCAGCTCATCAAAGGCTCATTAGATAAACCTGCTTACCAGTTGGTAGGAGATACCATCCCATATTTGTTTCATGATGCCCGGGCCTATGCCGATATTTACTACTGCCCGCATAGCAATAAATTTTTAACAGTTACCCTTTTTAAGGATAAGGATCAAACCCGGGTTAAGGTGTACTCGTTGTTAAGTCCGCCAGAACCGTTGGATAATCCGATACTGAGCGAGGCCGGTATCAACTACCTTTTGTGGATAAGTGGCCTGTTTGCAGTAGGTATAGGTGTAGCAGTGGTAATAATGGTTCGCCGTAAAAAGAAGGCGCGGCGACAACCATTATTACCACAACCTGTGGCGGAGGTGCCTGTTCCACATTATCAGGAACAAGCAGAATCGCCTATTGAACCCGACCATGATAACAAGCTGAACAGCAATAAAAACGCGATATTTTTATTTGGCGACCTGCAATTGTTTACACCCGAGGGGCTCGAAATCACTAAATATTTTACACCGCTGCTTAAAGAACTGTTCCTGGTTATTTTGCTGTATTCGGTAAAGCTGGGCCGGGGAGTAAGTTCCGAAAAGCTGAACGAGATATTGTGGTTTGATAAATCAGAGAAAAGCGCGCGCAACAACCGCTCGGTAAATATTGCCAAGCTCAAATCGCTGCTGGATAAAATGGGGCATTGCCATCTGTCGAAAGATACCGGCTATTGGAAAATTGAGATCGATTATAACCAGATCATGGTCGATTATCACAATTACCTCAACATCGTATCCAACAAAAGCAAGCTCAACAAACAAAAGATCATCCAGCTTACGCACATTACCCAACGTGGTAACTTTTTGTCAAACATTGAGTACGAATGGCTGGATGCCTTTAAATCAGAAGTATCCAACGAGATCATCGACTCCTATATCCAATTCGCCGGGTCGGTTCAGATTGCCGACGACGCGGAATTCCTGATTAAACTGGCCAACGATATTTTTTACTTCGACCCGGTAAATGAGGATGCCATGATACTGAAATGTAAGGCCCTCTCATTCCTGGGCAAACATTCGTTGGCCAAAAATACCTTCGAGAATTTCAGCAAAGAGTACAAAGTAATTTACGGCGAAGGTTTTGAACGCGATTTTCATTCGATACTGGAATAG
- the pheS gene encoding phenylalanine--tRNA ligase subunit alpha — protein MQAQIDQYTAEINAFSPANADELETFRIKFLGTKGIIKDLFEQFKTVGPEEKRTFGKVLNQFKQLAEAKYNELKESFDSGLKTQDLGLDLTLPGEDFAVGSRHPLSLVRNEIIDIFKRLGFVVAEGPEIEDDWHNFSALNFPEEHPARDMQDTFFIKKNNGKDDIALRTHTSSVQVRMMEHGKPPFRAIMPGRVYRNEAISARAHCFFHQVEGLYVDENVSFADLKQTLYHFVQELYGEGTKVRFRPSYFPFTEPSAEMDVSCTICGGSGCNMCKYSGWVEILGCGMVDPNVLENCGIDSKKYTGFAFGMGMERIANLKYVIRDLRLFSENDVRFLKQFQTEIL, from the coding sequence ATGCAAGCTCAAATTGATCAGTATACAGCCGAAATAAACGCTTTTTCGCCAGCTAATGCCGATGAACTGGAAACATTCCGCATCAAATTTTTAGGTACCAAGGGAATTATAAAAGACCTTTTTGAGCAATTTAAAACCGTTGGCCCCGAAGAAAAACGCACTTTTGGTAAAGTACTTAACCAGTTTAAGCAACTGGCCGAAGCCAAATATAACGAGCTAAAAGAGAGCTTTGACTCAGGACTTAAAACTCAGGATTTAGGACTTGATCTTACTTTGCCCGGTGAAGATTTTGCTGTTGGCTCGCGCCATCCGCTGTCGCTGGTACGCAATGAGATCATTGATATATTTAAACGCCTGGGTTTTGTGGTTGCCGAAGGACCGGAAATTGAAGATGACTGGCATAACTTCTCGGCCCTGAATTTCCCGGAAGAGCATCCCGCGCGTGATATGCAGGATACTTTCTTTATCAAAAAGAACAATGGTAAGGATGATATTGCTTTGCGTACCCATACTTCATCGGTTCAGGTGCGGATGATGGAGCATGGTAAACCACCGTTCAGGGCTATTATGCCTGGCAGGGTTTACCGTAACGAGGCTATATCTGCCCGTGCACATTGCTTTTTTCACCAGGTAGAAGGTTTATATGTAGATGAGAATGTATCCTTTGCCGATCTGAAACAAACATTATATCACTTTGTGCAGGAATTATACGGCGAAGGTACCAAAGTGCGTTTCCGTCCGTCATATTTCCCGTTCACTGAGCCATCTGCCGAGATGGATGTTTCCTGTACCATTTGTGGTGGTTCGGGTTGTAATATGTGTAAGTACAGTGGTTGGGTAGAGATATTGGGCTGTGGCATGGTTGATCCGAATGTATTGGAAAACTGCGGTATCGATAGTAAAAAATATACCGGTTTTGCCTTTGGCATGGGTATGGAAAGGATAGCAAACCTGAAATATGTTATCCGTGATTTGCGTTTATTTTCTGAAAATGATGTTCGCTTTTTAAAACAGTTTCAAACAGAAATACTATGA
- a CDS encoding TetR/AcrR family transcriptional regulator: protein MEADKIKDSIKRAAQDLFRKFGYHKTSVNEIAKKAKIAKATIYKYFDSKEAVLHILLMDYIKASVDDLVQHNAPDIDEEEYLNNLIMKTCRLSYTICNEFIGWDFIRESTNSQDFLKNLSNELEELLMASFIQLPGIRKHETYQQRLRFLIKCSKSIVFSFAFTSVSDSDVRKNFVSFQKEILPYLVKAAISV from the coding sequence ATGGAAGCCGATAAAATAAAAGATAGTATAAAAAGGGCGGCGCAGGACCTGTTTCGCAAATTCGGTTACCATAAGACCAGTGTTAATGAAATAGCCAAAAAAGCTAAAATAGCCAAAGCTACCATTTATAAATATTTTGATAGCAAAGAAGCAGTTTTGCATATACTGCTGATGGATTATATTAAAGCCAGTGTTGACGATCTGGTACAACACAATGCCCCGGATATTGATGAGGAAGAGTACTTGAACAACCTGATCATGAAAACCTGCCGTCTGTCGTATACCATATGTAACGAGTTTATTGGCTGGGATTTTATCAGGGAATCAACCAATTCACAGGATTTTTTAAAAAATCTTTCCAATGAATTGGAGGAGCTGCTGATGGCCTCATTTATACAATTACCGGGCATTCGTAAACATGAAACCTACCAGCAACGGCTGCGTTTTTTAATTAAATGCAGTAAAAGCATCGTGTTTAGTTTTGCTTTCACCTCGGTGAGTGATTCTGATGTACGTAAGAACTTTGTTTCCTTTCAAAAGGAGATTCTTCCATACCTGGTGAAGGCAGCTATTTCAGTTTAA
- the creD gene encoding cell envelope integrity protein CreD, which translates to MTENESQKHGIMDGLKESITVKLLFIATLILLLLIPSSLVNNLINERAGRQDEMMRDVSDKWSGSQVIKGPVLIIPYKQEVKETDATNKEVIREHTGNLYVLPDNLHIKAGLSTQILHRGIFDVAVYNSLVKVSGNFSKADLGSLSLTPDQLLLNKARIVFSISDLKGLKNNPVIKANDQTLTAEPVFDNTSVFGGGLQVAVDISGAKEGNVPFDYTLDLKGSQGLSFLHLGKTTDVEANGTWSSPSFDGRYLPDERAVNKEGFKARWRMLYYNRPFPQQWVNNDTLLSSNKKLDDAVFGVKLRLPVDQYQKTMRTSKYALLIISLTFISLFLTEVIRKQRIHIFNYILIGLAMIIYYSLLLSFSEQVGYNYAYLIASVSTIALVSVFIASLLKNKMATWLFAFILSVFYAFIFVIIQLEDFALIIGSIALFIIVSILMYFSRKINWDKH; encoded by the coding sequence ATGACCGAAAACGAATCACAAAAACACGGAATAATGGATGGACTCAAGGAGTCGATAACCGTTAAATTGCTCTTTATTGCCACACTAATCCTGTTATTGCTTATACCCTCATCGCTGGTTAATAACCTGATAAATGAACGGGCCGGCCGGCAGGATGAAATGATGCGCGATGTATCTGATAAATGGTCGGGCAGCCAGGTGATCAAGGGGCCGGTGCTGATTATCCCTTATAAGCAGGAGGTTAAGGAAACCGATGCGACAAATAAAGAAGTTATAAGGGAACATACCGGGAACCTGTACGTATTGCCTGATAATCTGCATATTAAAGCCGGGCTCAGCACCCAGATTTTGCACCGGGGGATATTTGATGTTGCCGTTTATAATTCACTGGTAAAAGTATCGGGTAATTTTTCCAAAGCCGATCTGGGTAGCTTATCCCTAACTCCTGACCAGCTTTTGCTGAATAAAGCACGGATCGTATTTAGCATCAGTGATTTAAAAGGATTGAAAAACAACCCGGTGATCAAAGCCAATGATCAAACGCTTACTGCCGAACCTGTATTTGATAACACATCGGTATTTGGCGGGGGCTTGCAGGTGGCTGTAGATATTTCGGGTGCTAAAGAAGGGAATGTACCTTTTGATTATACCTTAGATCTGAAAGGAAGTCAGGGGTTGAGCTTTTTACACCTGGGTAAAACTACCGATGTGGAAGCGAATGGCACCTGGAGCAGCCCAAGCTTTGATGGTCGTTATTTGCCCGATGAACGTGCGGTGAATAAAGAGGGTTTTAAAGCGCGTTGGCGTATGTTGTACTATAACCGCCCTTTTCCGCAACAATGGGTTAATAACGATACTTTGCTAAGTAGTAATAAAAAGCTTGACGATGCTGTATTTGGTGTAAAATTGCGCCTGCCGGTTGACCAGTATCAGAAAACCATGCGTACAAGTAAGTATGCGCTGCTTATTATTTCTTTAACATTCATCTCTTTGTTTTTAACCGAGGTGATTCGTAAACAAAGGATACACATATTTAATTATATACTCATTGGTCTTGCTATGATCATTTATTATTCCCTGCTGCTTTCCTTTTCGGAGCAGGTGGGTTATAATTATGCTTACCTCATTGCTTCGGTATCAACTATTGCATTGGTGTCGGTATTTATAGCATCTCTGTTAAAAAATAAAATGGCTACCTGGTTGTTCGCGTTTATCCTGTCGGTTTTCTACGCGTTCATTTTTGTGATCATCCAACTGGAAGATTTCGCCCTCATTATAGGCAGCATCGCTTTATTCATTATAGTGAGTATACTCATGTATTTTTCCCGCAAGATAAATTGGGATAAGCATTGA